The following are encoded together in the Trichocoleus sp. FACHB-46 genome:
- the pyrF gene encoding orotidine-5'-phosphate decarboxylase, whose product MSVTEKSATEKSVAEKIIVPLDVPTEAEAIALVERLPQVSFWKVGLELFVGSGPSILTALKEREKRIFLDLKLHDIPNTMAGACRAAAKYGVDLLTVHATAGRTALEASQAAAEAGAIAAGLPAPKLIAVTLLTSLSSRMLALELKVPLELPEYALQMALLAQESGLAGAVCSPQEAEQLHQTCGDDFLLVCPGVRPTWAEAGDQKRAMTPAAALQAGASYLVIGRPITAASDPEAAFTRICDELAVVA is encoded by the coding sequence ATGTCAGTCACAGAAAAGTCAGCCACAGAAAAATCAGTCGCAGAAAAGATTATTGTGCCTCTAGATGTACCCACCGAGGCAGAGGCGATCGCCTTAGTAGAGCGCTTGCCTCAAGTTAGTTTCTGGAAGGTAGGACTGGAACTATTTGTCGGCAGTGGTCCTAGCATCTTGACCGCCTTGAAAGAGCGGGAGAAACGCATCTTTTTAGACCTAAAGCTGCACGACATTCCGAATACGATGGCAGGAGCTTGCCGAGCCGCAGCCAAATATGGCGTAGACTTGCTCACGGTGCATGCCACAGCGGGAAGAACCGCGTTAGAGGCATCTCAGGCTGCGGCTGAAGCAGGAGCGATCGCAGCGGGTCTACCTGCGCCGAAATTGATTGCAGTCACGCTCTTGACCAGCCTTTCATCCCGGATGTTGGCTCTTGAGCTGAAAGTGCCTTTAGAGCTGCCAGAATATGCCTTGCAGATGGCTCTCCTAGCTCAGGAAAGTGGCTTAGCAGGAGCGGTTTGTTCTCCTCAGGAGGCTGAGCAACTGCACCAAACTTGTGGTGACGACTTCCTCTTGGTCTGTCCGGGGGTGCGTCCGACTTGGGCAGAAGCAGGAGATCAGAAAAGAGCCATGACTCCAGCCGCAGCTTTACAGGCAGGAGCCAGTTACTTAGTGATTGGTCGTCCGATTACGGCTGCCTCTGACCCAGAAGCCGCCTTTACCCGAATTTGTGATGAATTGGCAGTTGTGG